A single genomic interval of Acidobacteriota bacterium harbors:
- a CDS encoding ABC transporter ATP-binding protein: MIYRAGKVDVPALRGINLEVKEGEFVAVMGQSGSGKSTLLHILGGLLKPTKGTVLVDGEDLAKASDAHRTDIRRRKIGIVFQRFNLFPTLSVEGNLKLAERIRQKGSQNEAPAQEYRRHILQLLSLESRLHHKPIELSGGEQQRVALARAIVNHPAILLADEPTGNLDSENSQIVLDMLVKLNKELGQTVLMITHNLEAAQTANRLVTMRDGRVLHDAPVQKSALPAVEPGVLAGK; the protein is encoded by the coding sequence ATGATTTACCGGGCGGGGAAAGTTGATGTGCCAGCCCTGCGCGGAATCAATCTGGAGGTGAAAGAAGGCGAATTTGTGGCTGTGATGGGACAGTCCGGTTCTGGCAAATCAACGCTCTTACATATTTTGGGCGGCCTGCTCAAGCCAACCAAAGGCACAGTGCTTGTGGATGGCGAAGATCTTGCCAAAGCCTCAGATGCCCATCGAACTGACATCCGCCGCCGCAAAATCGGCATTGTTTTTCAGCGATTTAACCTGTTTCCAACCCTCTCGGTTGAAGGCAATCTCAAACTTGCTGAGCGAATTCGCCAGAAAGGCTCGCAAAACGAAGCGCCTGCCCAGGAGTATCGTCGCCACATTTTGCAGTTGCTTTCGCTTGAAAGTCGCCTGCATCACAAGCCAATTGAGCTTTCTGGCGGCGAACAGCAACGGGTTGCCCTGGCCCGGGCGATTGTCAACCACCCGGCGATTTTGCTCGCGGATGAGCCAACTGGCAATTTGGACAGCGAAAACTCACAGATCGTGCTCGATATGCTGGTCAAGCTCAATAAAGAACTTGGTCAAACGGTTTTGATGATTACCCATAACCTGGAAGCGGCTCAGACCGCAAACCGACTGGTGACGATGCGGGATGGACGCGTTTTGCACGATGCACCGGTGCAAAAATCAGCACTACCTGCCGTCGAACCCGGTGTTTTGGCGGGCAAATAA
- a CDS encoding ABC transporter permease yields the protein MDSLVVSNVQQRPTRTAVSILGVALGVVLVLIFVGLVNGMQHSRAQRESNVGAHIMFCREFSLTTTSLSLPTQYQAELNKVPGVTVTTPVGQYLKESKNGIGFEILEGIDFPSYAKMSGITMKTGQPLQNELDVIVDEDYAKHKKVTVGSEIELFNRKFKVSGIYQPESGARIKINLASMQEILSSPERCTVIYVKGTGSESQASLAKKIDTALPGNKIMPMEDLLQLYENGIPAFNQFLKVVVGLAIIVSLLVVLLAMYTTITERTREIGILKSLGASKAFIIREIEQEALLICALGVVVGFLFSFLLKIGITKFTSLQVELEPRWMLYAALIGLSSGLLGALYPALRAANQDPVDALSYE from the coding sequence ATGGACAGTTTAGTTGTTTCAAATGTGCAGCAGCGTCCCACCCGAACCGCCGTGAGCATTCTTGGTGTGGCGCTTGGTGTGGTGCTGGTCTTGATTTTTGTTGGATTGGTCAACGGCATGCAGCACAGTCGTGCGCAACGTGAATCAAACGTCGGGGCTCACATCATGTTTTGCCGTGAGTTCAGCCTGACCACCACTTCCTTGTCCCTCCCAACCCAATATCAGGCAGAACTGAACAAGGTTCCCGGAGTCACTGTCACGACACCGGTTGGCCAGTATCTCAAGGAAAGCAAAAACGGCATTGGGTTTGAGATTCTGGAAGGTATTGATTTTCCAAGCTATGCCAAAATGTCCGGCATCACCATGAAGACCGGTCAGCCGTTGCAAAATGAGCTGGATGTCATTGTTGACGAGGATTACGCCAAACACAAAAAGGTCACGGTTGGCAGTGAAATCGAACTCTTTAACCGTAAGTTTAAAGTCAGCGGCATCTACCAGCCGGAAAGCGGCGCCCGAATCAAAATCAATCTGGCCAGCATGCAGGAAATTCTTTCGTCGCCAGAGCGCTGCACGGTGATCTACGTCAAAGGGACTGGCTCGGAAAGTCAGGCGTCACTCGCCAAAAAGATTGATACAGCACTGCCTGGCAACAAAATTATGCCGATGGAGGACCTGCTCCAGCTCTATGAAAATGGAATTCCTGCCTTCAATCAATTTCTAAAAGTTGTGGTTGGGCTGGCAATCATTGTAAGCTTGCTGGTTGTCTTACTGGCCATGTATACCACCATCACTGAGCGAACCCGTGAAATCGGCATCCTCAAATCACTTGGGGCCTCAAAAGCATTTATCATTCGCGAAATTGAACAGGAAGCCCTGCTGATTTGTGCCCTGGGGGTTGTGGTTGGATTTCTCTTTTCATTCTTGTTGAAAATCGGAATCACTAAATTCACTTCGTTACAGGTTGAGCTTGAACCCCGGTGGATGCTGTATGCCGCATTGATTGGGTTGAGTAGCGGATTGCTCGGGGCGCTTTACCCGGCACTGCGTGCCGCCAATCAGGATCCAGTGGATGCCTTGAGCTACGAATAG
- the mutL gene encoding DNA mismatch repair endonuclease MutL — MSKIQLLPDIVANQIAAGEVVERPASVAKELLENALDAGATRVEVEIEQGGKNLIRIRDDGEGMTRDDTLLAFERHATSKIRTVEDLNAIDTFGFRGEALASIASVSRITLFSKLRDDVAGTELVIEGGRIRHVRDASWPGGTEISVRDLFFNVPARRKFLKTETTESFHVTNLVTHYALANPEKAFVLRNNGREIIQVTPTASLRDRAYQLFGEALLEELVKVEFAQNEITVSGFISRPQQQRASRDGQYVFVNGRYVKDRVLGRAVSDAYRNIIPPGFYPSVLLFVEVSPEDVDVNVHPQKTEVRFRRAQAVLETVRDGLKLALGVEKPFAHFPGLGDLRETETFASVVPPSSEELIEPPFLSPPAEPVEAGNLPERRLELPRPAVSQPVLDRNFKAELAARREELELQEATEPISEVLPSESRPVQPPPFFLSSPTVEPVEAAPVRPELELFPQLARQGSRAGRSLCAQRRTRTPESYVAASPLELPRQDFRILGQLHESYIIATDARGLLLIDQHVAHERVLFEQHLRRLMSREVASQKLLIPHTLDLTPAQAAAFEHTMADLDQCGFDVMQLSGRTIALRALPAELEPEEARTLLTELLDVVEEEQRSVALEHFQREIAAGLACRAAIKVNKALTLEKMIWLIDELMRTENPTNCPHGRPVLLRFDMHDIERGFKRI; from the coding sequence ATGTCCAAGATTCAATTACTGCCTGATATTGTCGCCAACCAGATTGCCGCCGGTGAGGTTGTCGAACGCCCGGCTTCGGTAGCGAAGGAATTACTCGAAAATGCACTGGATGCCGGTGCCACACGGGTTGAAGTAGAAATCGAACAGGGCGGCAAGAATCTGATTCGCATCCGCGATGACGGCGAAGGCATGACTCGTGATGATACATTGCTGGCCTTTGAACGCCATGCCACGAGCAAAATTCGCACCGTCGAAGACCTCAACGCCATTGATACATTTGGGTTTCGGGGCGAAGCCCTGGCCTCGATTGCCTCTGTGTCGCGAATTACGCTTTTTTCAAAATTGCGAGACGATGTGGCCGGGACCGAACTGGTGATTGAAGGCGGGCGGATTCGTCATGTTCGCGATGCGTCCTGGCCGGGTGGAACCGAGATTTCGGTCCGGGACCTGTTTTTTAATGTTCCAGCCCGCCGCAAGTTTCTCAAAACAGAAACCACCGAGAGTTTTCACGTCACCAATCTGGTAACTCATTATGCGCTGGCCAATCCTGAAAAAGCCTTTGTTTTGAGAAATAACGGTCGTGAGATCATTCAGGTAACTCCAACGGCCAGCTTGCGTGACCGGGCGTATCAGTTGTTTGGTGAAGCTTTACTGGAAGAACTGGTCAAGGTTGAATTTGCCCAAAATGAAATCACGGTCAGCGGTTTTATCTCACGGCCTCAGCAGCAGCGGGCCTCCCGTGATGGGCAATATGTATTTGTCAACGGACGGTATGTAAAAGACCGGGTTTTGGGGCGGGCGGTTTCCGATGCGTATCGAAATATCATTCCGCCTGGGTTTTATCCATCCGTGCTGTTGTTTGTCGAGGTTTCGCCTGAGGATGTGGATGTCAACGTCCATCCACAAAAGACTGAGGTTCGCTTTCGACGCGCCCAGGCCGTGCTTGAGACCGTCCGTGATGGTCTGAAACTGGCGCTTGGAGTTGAAAAACCTTTTGCTCATTTTCCGGGTTTGGGTGACCTGCGCGAGACCGAAACCTTTGCTTCAGTTGTACCGCCATCTTCTGAGGAACTGATAGAACCACCTTTTCTTTCGCCACCAGCTGAACCAGTTGAGGCAGGAAATCTGCCTGAGCGACGACTTGAATTGCCCCGGCCTGCCGTGTCACAACCTGTACTTGACCGGAATTTTAAAGCTGAGCTGGCGGCTCGACGTGAAGAATTGGAACTGCAGGAAGCCACGGAACCGATCTCTGAGGTACTTCCCTCGGAATCGCGTCCGGTTCAACCACCACCATTTTTTCTGTCCTCACCAACGGTCGAACCAGTGGAAGCGGCTCCGGTCAGGCCCGAATTAGAGCTTTTTCCACAACTGGCCCGCCAGGGTTCCCGAGCTGGGCGGTCACTCTGTGCCCAGCGTCGAACTCGAACGCCTGAAAGCTATGTTGCCGCCAGCCCGTTGGAATTACCCCGCCAGGATTTTCGGATACTGGGCCAGTTGCACGAGAGCTACATTATTGCGACTGATGCTCGTGGTTTGTTGTTGATTGATCAGCACGTGGCCCACGAACGCGTTTTGTTTGAGCAGCACCTGCGGCGCTTGATGAGTCGTGAAGTTGCCTCGCAAAAACTGCTCATCCCACACACCCTGGATTTGACACCGGCTCAGGCCGCAGCCTTTGAACACACCATGGCTGACCTGGACCAGTGTGGGTTTGATGTCATGCAACTTTCAGGACGAACCATTGCCCTGCGGGCGCTCCCGGCTGAACTGGAGCCCGAAGAAGCCCGAACGCTGCTGACTGAGTTGCTCGATGTGGTTGAAGAAGAACAACGCTCGGTTGCCCTTGAACATTTCCAGCGTGAAATTGCAGCCGGTCTTGCCTGTCGGGCGGCAATCAAAGTGAACAAAGCACTGACCCTTGAGAAAATGATCTGGTTGATTGACGAATTGATGCGGACTGAAAATCCAACCAATTGTCCGCATGGTCGTCCCGTGCTCCTGCGGTTTGATATGCACGATATCGAGCGCGGCTTTAAGCGAATTTAA
- a CDS encoding OmpH family outer membrane protein, producing MKKVLFWLVALVILLPSSALAQQPPISKTTTTPGTTPTKPSTPAVIPTGRVAVIDTTQFPKGILEYKKELDKLEAEFQPRTKELETLKTRLDALQKELSEKGPMMKPEVQQQKMAEYESIKKEAQRKFEDYQADVGNRSGAVLSPLNEKITRFLQGYATSRNIVVVFDMSQNDTTRLFLAVNPDSNITDDFMKEYNKSNPVAAAPPSPAPNK from the coding sequence ATGAAGAAGGTTTTATTCTGGCTCGTTGCCCTTGTTATTCTTCTCCCCAGCTCGGCTCTGGCCCAGCAGCCGCCGATTTCCAAAACCACAACCACCCCGGGCACCACTCCCACCAAACCATCCACCCCGGCTGTCATTCCCACCGGGCGTGTGGCGGTCATTGACACCACCCAGTTCCCCAAGGGAATTCTCGAGTACAAAAAAGAACTCGACAAACTCGAAGCCGAATTTCAGCCCCGGACCAAAGAGCTGGAAACGCTCAAAACCCGGCTTGATGCGCTGCAGAAAGAGCTGAGCGAAAAAGGGCCAATGATGAAGCCGGAAGTTCAGCAACAGAAAATGGCTGAGTATGAATCAATCAAAAAAGAAGCCCAGCGCAAATTTGAAGACTATCAGGCAGACGTCGGCAACCGATCCGGTGCGGTCTTGTCGCCGTTAAACGAGAAGATCACCCGCTTCCTGCAGGGTTATGCGACCTCACGCAATATCGTGGTTGTGTTTGATATGTCCCAAAACGACACAACACGACTCTTTCTGGCCGTCAACCCTGATTCAAACATCACGGATGATTTCATGAAAGAGTACAACAAATCCAACCCGGTCGCGGCTGCGCCTCCGTCACCAGCCCCCAACAAGTAA
- the lpxD gene encoding UDP-3-O-(3-hydroxymyristoyl)glucosamine N-acyltransferase, giving the protein MSLTFKQLAEFLEVEWTGTPELILERVSPFESAQPGSLSLALGKHREHLAESQASAFIIDAKSITDADRARYSLLLSPSPKVTFAQAIAKLHVKPAEPPVIAPDFIVGENTVVGMGVIIHPRVTVGRNSSIGDRTVVHPGVVIGDHVVIGSDCIIFPNVTIYERVTIGHRAILHSGTVIGSDGFGFAQDKLGRHIKIPQIGDVIIEDDVELGANCTIDRGTLGTTRIRRGTKFDNMVHIAHNCDIGEDTVIAAQAGISGSVRVGNHVMIAGQVGTNPHVEIGDGAIIAGKSGVSKSVGPGEQASGMPILSLKQWKLMHIFAAQLPERLPKLEKRVKQVEQTLERMKNEE; this is encoded by the coding sequence ATGAGCCTCACATTCAAACAACTTGCGGAATTTCTGGAAGTTGAATGGACTGGCACGCCGGAACTTATTCTGGAGCGTGTCAGTCCATTTGAATCTGCCCAGCCAGGAAGCCTCTCTCTCGCTCTTGGGAAACACCGGGAACATCTGGCCGAGTCGCAGGCATCCGCCTTCATTATTGATGCCAAATCAATCACTGATGCGGACAGGGCCCGGTATTCGCTTCTGCTTTCGCCTTCCCCCAAAGTCACCTTCGCTCAAGCCATCGCCAAACTCCACGTCAAACCGGCTGAACCACCTGTGATTGCACCTGATTTTATTGTTGGTGAAAACACTGTTGTGGGCATGGGAGTCATCATCCATCCACGGGTCACAGTTGGGCGAAATAGCTCAATTGGAGATCGAACCGTGGTTCATCCTGGCGTCGTGATTGGCGACCACGTGGTCATCGGCAGTGACTGTATTATCTTCCCCAATGTCACCATTTATGAACGGGTAACAATTGGCCACCGGGCAATACTCCATAGCGGAACAGTCATCGGGTCAGATGGTTTTGGGTTTGCTCAGGACAAACTCGGGCGACATATCAAAATCCCGCAAATCGGTGACGTGATCATTGAAGATGATGTTGAACTGGGCGCCAACTGTACAATTGATCGCGGAACGCTTGGAACGACCCGCATCCGTCGCGGCACCAAATTTGACAATATGGTCCATATTGCCCACAACTGTGACATTGGCGAAGACACCGTGATTGCAGCCCAGGCAGGGATTTCTGGGAGCGTTCGCGTTGGAAACCACGTCATGATTGCTGGTCAGGTCGGAACAAATCCACATGTTGAAATTGGTGATGGGGCCATTATTGCCGGGAAATCTGGGGTTTCAAAATCAGTGGGACCCGGCGAACAAGCGTCTGGAATGCCGATTCTTTCATTGAAACAATGGAAGTTGATGCATATCTTTGCGGCACAACTTCCAGAACGGCTTCCCAAACTTGAAAAACGGGTCAAGCAAGTTGAGCAAACCCTGGAGCGAATGAAGAATGAAGAATGA
- the fabZ gene encoding 3-hydroxyacyl-ACP dehydratase FabZ has translation MEIIFDTAQIQDTLPHRYPFLLVDRIIELDPGKRVVGLKNVTINEPFFQGHFPGLPVMPGVLIIEAMAQTGGMLMLGSVNDPQSKILLFTGIDEAKFRRPVVPGDTLRIEMTLLRFKGKVCKLQGRVFVEDKLAAEAEITSVLVDRSTLRKQTPVPAKDTETPA, from the coding sequence ATGGAAATCATTTTTGATACAGCCCAGATTCAAGACACACTCCCCCATCGCTACCCATTTCTGCTGGTGGATCGGATCATCGAACTTGATCCAGGAAAGCGCGTCGTTGGCTTGAAAAATGTCACGATCAACGAACCCTTTTTCCAGGGTCACTTCCCTGGGCTGCCAGTCATGCCGGGGGTTTTGATTATCGAAGCCATGGCTCAAACCGGCGGAATGCTCATGCTTGGCTCGGTCAACGATCCACAGTCCAAGATTCTGTTGTTTACCGGCATTGATGAAGCCAAATTCCGACGCCCGGTTGTTCCTGGAGATACACTCAGGATTGAAATGACCTTGCTTCGCTTTAAAGGGAAAGTCTGCAAGCTGCAAGGGCGGGTGTTTGTTGAAGATAAACTGGCGGCGGAAGCAGAAATCACATCGGTCCTGGTTGATCGGAGCACTCTGCGTAAACAAACACCAGTTCCAGCCAAAGATACGGAAACCCCAGCTTGA
- the lpxA gene encoding acyl-ACP--UDP-N-acetylglucosamine O-acyltransferase, with the protein MAIHPTAIISPRAEIGNGVSIGPFAVIGADVVIADDVEIGSHAVIEGPTHIGCGTRIYPFASIGQEPQDLKYKGERTELIIGERNQIREFATLHRGTVGGGGITRIGNDNLLMVQSHVAHDCTVGNHVIFANGASLAGHVTVHDRATLGAYVGVHQFCRVGQYAFLGAYSVVVKDALPFARSAGNHAKCYGPNSIGLRRAGFSTEDLRTIERIFRLLLNSKLNTTQAIEVIEQEMSDNAIARSMVEFIQTAQRGVTK; encoded by the coding sequence ATGGCAATTCATCCAACTGCGATCATCAGTCCACGCGCTGAAATCGGCAACGGCGTCTCAATTGGCCCTTTTGCCGTGATTGGTGCTGACGTGGTTATTGCTGATGACGTTGAAATTGGCTCTCACGCGGTCATTGAAGGCCCAACCCATATTGGTTGTGGGACTCGCATTTACCCGTTTGCTTCCATTGGCCAGGAGCCGCAGGACTTGAAATATAAGGGCGAACGAACGGAACTCATCATTGGTGAACGCAATCAAATCCGTGAATTTGCCACACTTCATCGAGGGACAGTTGGGGGGGGGGGAATTACACGTATCGGAAACGATAACCTGTTGATGGTGCAGTCACATGTGGCCCATGACTGTACCGTGGGCAATCACGTCATTTTTGCCAATGGGGCTTCACTGGCTGGACACGTTACCGTACACGACCGGGCGACACTCGGCGCCTATGTCGGAGTTCATCAGTTTTGTCGGGTTGGACAATATGCGTTTCTTGGGGCGTATTCAGTCGTGGTGAAAGATGCGCTTCCCTTTGCTCGTTCGGCGGGAAATCATGCCAAGTGTTATGGTCCAAACAGTATTGGACTCCGCCGGGCTGGTTTCTCAACCGAAGATTTGCGAACCATTGAACGCATTTTCCGTCTGCTGCTCAACTCAAAACTCAATACCACTCAAGCCATTGAAGTGATTGAGCAAGAAATGTCTGACAATGCTATTGCCCGTAGCATGGTGGAGTTTATCCAGACAGCTCAACGTGGGGTTACAAAGTAG
- a CDS encoding trypsin-like peptidase domain-containing protein has protein sequence MASLMVVHLSGEERGKTLIFDQEAITLGPDEGCDLPLNIPATHNGDFPRRLIVAEIYRQKHNFDLFFRDPEHYSLLVNRKPATTNDGPIPLSDGDLLSLQAVKTSELHLPTELLVHVVQEIEETKTGVRNAHLQFPEVDMGGRIHPRTASRFAKELIVALYGEIPPWARVFAIILSLVIPLCILVSTGIVFVGVMRYYEILDRFSNLSRAAESQLEDLLTKNEALRQEVDSLKNVLNSGQNIAQSYGPGVCLIEGTYSFTNRQTNKPLRFIDNSFNQSTPLAADGSLQVSFEGTGDIYYEQFTGTGFVVAEGKLVTNRHIAQPWFNDPTDSILINSLGGKPEIQELNAYFPGIKTSFPLKVLQISSENDVALCSFTQGDAAIPQLPLDTSEETKNMTGQGIVLLGYPTGVEGIREALPDERLKDELRKRMTFSDLAAELSNRGYIYPKVSQGHITQFITGRIVHDAQTTEGGSGSPIFNSYGKVVGINAQVMLDEQERIQASLGVPISAALELLKKSEK, from the coding sequence ATGGCGAGCCTGATGGTTGTTCACCTCTCCGGTGAAGAACGTGGTAAAACGTTAATTTTTGACCAAGAAGCAATTACCCTCGGTCCTGACGAAGGTTGTGATTTGCCGTTAAATATTCCGGCGACTCACAATGGGGACTTCCCGAGACGTCTGATTGTGGCTGAGATCTATCGGCAAAAACACAATTTTGACCTCTTCTTCCGTGACCCAGAGCATTACTCCCTCCTTGTCAATCGAAAACCCGCTACAACCAATGATGGGCCTATCCCTCTGTCGGATGGGGACTTGCTGTCACTCCAGGCCGTAAAAACATCTGAACTCCATCTGCCAACTGAACTCCTGGTCCACGTGGTTCAAGAAATCGAGGAAACCAAAACTGGTGTTCGCAATGCCCATTTACAATTTCCCGAAGTTGATATGGGCGGGCGAATTCACCCACGTACGGCATCACGGTTTGCCAAGGAGTTGATTGTGGCGCTCTATGGTGAGATCCCGCCCTGGGCGCGGGTTTTTGCCATTATTTTGTCGCTGGTGATTCCACTGTGCATTCTGGTTTCAACCGGAATTGTCTTTGTTGGAGTCATGCGGTACTACGAAATTCTAGACCGCTTTTCCAATCTGAGCCGGGCGGCGGAGAGTCAACTGGAAGATTTACTGACCAAAAATGAAGCACTGCGACAGGAAGTTGACTCGCTCAAAAACGTCCTCAATTCTGGACAAAACATTGCTCAATCCTATGGGCCAGGCGTGTGTTTAATTGAGGGCACGTATTCGTTCACGAATCGCCAGACCAACAAGCCGTTACGCTTTATTGACAATAGTTTTAACCAGAGTACACCGCTGGCTGCGGATGGCAGTTTGCAAGTGAGTTTTGAAGGAACCGGCGACATTTATTATGAGCAATTTACCGGCACCGGATTTGTCGTTGCCGAGGGCAAACTTGTTACCAACCGGCACATTGCTCAACCCTGGTTTAATGATCCAACTGACAGTATTTTGATTAATAGCCTTGGTGGCAAACCTGAGATCCAGGAATTGAATGCTTATTTTCCGGGGATTAAAACTTCGTTCCCACTCAAAGTTTTGCAAATCTCATCTGAAAACGATGTGGCGCTATGCAGCTTTACCCAGGGTGATGCCGCAATTCCGCAATTGCCACTCGATACTTCGGAAGAAACCAAAAACATGACGGGTCAAGGAATTGTGCTGTTAGGGTATCCGACCGGCGTGGAAGGAATTCGTGAAGCGCTTCCTGATGAGCGATTAAAAGACGAACTGCGCAAGCGAATGACGTTTAGCGATCTGGCTGCCGAACTCTCAAACCGCGGATACATTTACCCCAAAGTATCTCAGGGCCATATCACCCAGTTTATTACTGGACGAATTGTCCATGATGCCCAGACCACTGAAGGTGGTTCAGGAAGTCCCATTTTTAATAGTTATGGAAAAGTGGTTGGGATAAATGCTCAGGTGATGCTCGATGAGCAGGAACGAATCCAGGCTAGCTTAGGTGTTCCCATCAGCGCCGCCCTGGAGCTTCTCAAGAAGTCTGAGAAATGA
- a CDS encoding UDP-glucose/GDP-mannose dehydrogenase family protein has translation MNIAIVGTGYVGLVTGACFAEFGVKVTCVDIDEAKIAGLNEGQIPIYEPGLHELIEKNLRAGRIQFTTNLRAAVERALVVFIAVGTPPKSDGSPDLSQIEQVALQIAPALNGYKVIVTKSTVPTGTGQFIRRVIEEHACGDHRFSVASNPEFLREGDAINDFLRPERVVIGCQDSEAIAILQDIYSPLTQVGVPMVITSLETAELIKYASNAFLATKISFINEMANLSDVLGCDVQDVARGMGLDSRIGNKFLYPGPGYGGSCFPKDTQALVHLANSAGYDLKIVRSVVEVNQRQHEVALDKVVELLDRQVEGKVAGILGLTFKPETSDLRESPAMWVASELVKLGVQLRATDPVANKEAKTCLSKTEFFEDPYDTAQGCDVLIFATEWNIYRKLELGRLKDLMRTPAIADLRNMYDARLVRKHGFRYLGIGRR, from the coding sequence ATGAACATTGCAATTGTTGGAACAGGCTACGTTGGTTTGGTAACCGGCGCATGTTTTGCTGAATTTGGTGTCAAAGTCACTTGTGTGGACATTGATGAGGCGAAAATCGCTGGCTTGAATGAAGGCCAGATACCGATTTATGAACCGGGGCTTCATGAATTAATTGAAAAAAATTTGCGGGCCGGGCGCATTCAATTTACCACCAATCTTCGGGCGGCGGTTGAACGCGCCCTCGTGGTGTTTATTGCCGTTGGAACCCCACCCAAATCAGATGGAAGCCCGGATTTATCTCAAATTGAACAGGTTGCCCTCCAGATTGCACCAGCGCTCAATGGATATAAGGTGATTGTGACCAAAAGCACGGTTCCAACTGGCACCGGTCAATTTATTCGCCGGGTGATCGAAGAACATGCTTGCGGTGATCATCGCTTTAGTGTGGCTTCCAATCCGGAGTTTTTACGCGAAGGGGATGCAATCAATGATTTTCTGCGGCCCGAACGGGTTGTTATCGGGTGTCAGGATTCAGAAGCTATTGCCATCTTGCAAGACATCTATAGCCCGTTAACCCAGGTTGGCGTGCCGATGGTGATTACATCACTCGAAACCGCCGAATTGATCAAATATGCCTCCAACGCTTTTCTGGCCACCAAAATTTCATTCATCAATGAAATGGCAAATTTGAGCGATGTTTTGGGATGCGATGTGCAGGACGTTGCGCGTGGGATGGGGCTTGATAGTCGAATTGGGAACAAATTTTTGTATCCTGGGCCAGGATATGGTGGTTCTTGTTTTCCAAAAGATACGCAGGCACTGGTCCATCTGGCCAATTCGGCTGGATATGATTTGAAAATTGTAAGATCAGTGGTTGAAGTCAATCAGCGACAGCACGAGGTTGCACTGGACAAAGTGGTGGAATTGCTTGACCGGCAGGTCGAAGGAAAAGTGGCTGGAATTTTGGGATTGACCTTTAAGCCCGAGACCAGTGACTTGCGCGAATCACCGGCGATGTGGGTTGCCTCCGAACTGGTCAAACTGGGCGTTCAATTACGGGCGACTGACCCCGTGGCAAACAAAGAAGCCAAAACTTGCCTTTCGAAAACTGAGTTTTTTGAAGATCCCTATGACACGGCTCAAGGGTGTGATGTTTTGATTTTTGCCACTGAATGGAACATTTATCGCAAACTGGAGCTTGGTCGCTTGAAAGACCTGATGCGAACTCCAGCCATTGCTGATCTGCGCAACATGTATGACGCCAGACTGGTTCGAAAGCATGGCTTCCGGTATTTAGGGATTGGAAGACGCTAA
- a CDS encoding F0F1 ATP synthase subunit epsilon, with the protein MANRLTLEIVTPDRLLLHKEADEITVPGLNGEMGILPGHTPLISQLSVAGLVSYRNGNEQGLAFVSQGFVEVMPDRVTILAERAQLPEEIDLAKAKTALQEAERVLKSAERDASIDIEKALAALDSAIVQVQVAERTKR; encoded by the coding sequence ATGGCCAATCGCCTTACTTTGGAAATTGTTACTCCCGACCGATTACTGCTTCATAAAGAAGCCGATGAAATCACCGTTCCCGGCCTGAATGGGGAAATGGGAATCCTTCCCGGCCACACCCCTTTGATCTCACAATTGAGCGTGGCGGGGCTGGTCAGTTATCGCAATGGAAACGAACAGGGCCTGGCTTTTGTCAGCCAGGGATTTGTGGAAGTGATGCCCGACCGCGTTACGATTTTGGCTGAACGGGCGCAACTCCCTGAAGAAATTGACCTTGCCAAGGCCAAGACTGCACTTCAGGAGGCCGAACGTGTTCTCAAGAGTGCTGAAAGAGATGCCAGCATTGACATCGAAAAAGCACTGGCGGCACTCGACAGCGCCATTGTACAGGTTCAGGTAGCCGAACGCACCAAACGCTAG